Proteins encoded in a region of the Mercenaria mercenaria strain notata chromosome 1, MADL_Memer_1, whole genome shotgun sequence genome:
- the LOC128558990 gene encoding uncharacterized protein LOC128558990 — protein sequence MNKSGKTLNESNGTLHTLSIAALNVCGLKRRSLYPEFVNLVKSHDIFLLSETKVDEHDIIDIDGYTFFSKPRKQKYIRKSGGVGVLIKESVAKYVDTIDSNSEYIMWIKLKPQCTNLETDIVLGIVYVPPMHSRFYNDDEFELFESDIFAICSEYEHVYISGDFNAQTAEMQDYTKNDDFLSDFFHFDNDTISFFDQRSKMENSGISLERKSHDKKINNHGYKLIDLCKINNVFIINGRLGNKPSNLTFRNVSLIDYLLSSISAYKFLYEFNVTNVDSLMSDGHSLITFKLIINQKITHDTSMSKPKNPKWDQTLSHTFNENISFEDITATVSQMQASNPDDVDQNMIDNVTSKLSDIFIQSAQKTFPDKKSRNKAFKSNYKKPCNCGVRQGENLSPLLFSLFLNDLEEYLDQKGNSGIKMQDNENDLVTWLKIIVLLYADDTVLVSDNADDLQKCLNDFNDYCKTWNLVVNKDKTKIIVFGARNNANFSFKIDNSTLEVVDSYKYLGVRSNALVSLVTGRGPGGGLGMRHDMEIYVTMDTHVVLGFPVVSEYYQLLRICDIEMYTTS from the exons ATGAACAAAAGTGGTAAAACATTGAATGAATCGAACGGTACTTTACATACTTTAAGCATTGCTGCTCTTAATGTTTGTGGCCTTAAGAGGCGTTCTTTATACCCAGAATTTGTTAATTTAGTTAAAAGTCATGATATATTTTTACTATCAGAAACAAAAGTGGATGAGCATGATATTATTGATATTGACGGATATACCTTTTTTAGTAAACCtcgtaaacaaaaatatattagaaaaagtGGTGGGGTCGGTGTATTGATAAAGGAGAGTGTTGCCAAATATGTTGATACTATTGATAGCAATTCTGAATATATAATGTGGATAAAACTAAAACCTCAATGTACAAATTTAGAAACAGATATTGTTTTGGGTATTGTATATGTACCTCCGATGCATTCTAGGTTTTATAATGATGACGAATTTGAGTTGTTTgaatctgatatttttgcaatatGTAGCGAATATGAACATGTTTATATTTCTGGCGATTTTAATGCCCAAACGGCAGAAATGCAAGACTACACTAAAAATGACGATTTTTTGTCagacttttttcattttgacaatGATACCATAAGCTTTTTTGATCAAAGGTCCAAAATGGAAAACAGTGGAATTTCATTAGAGAGAAAATCGCATGATAAGAAGATAAATAATCATGGCTACAAACTTATAGACCTgtgcaaaattaataatgtatttattattaatgGAAGGCTGGGAAATAAGCCAAGTAACCTAACCTTCCGAAATGTCTCATTAATTGATTATCTGTTATCTTCAATTTCTGCATATAAATTTTTGTACGAATTTAATGTGACTAATGTAGACAGTTTGATGTCAGATGGGCATTCACTAATTACCTTTAAACTCATAATTAATCAAAAGATAACGCATGATACAAGCATGAGTAAACCAAAAAACCCAAAATGGGATCAAACATTATCCCAtactttcaatgaaaatattagttTTGAGGATATAACTGCAACTGTATCTCAAATGCAAGCGAGCAATCCTGATGATGTAGATCAAAACATGATCGATAATGTTACCTCTAAATTGTCAGACATATTCATACAAAGCGCCCAAAAAACATTCCCCGACAAAAAGTCAAGAAATAAAGCGTTTAAAAGTAACTACAAAAAGCCATG CAATTGTGGGGTACGTCAAGGGGAGAATTTATCCCCTCTACTATTCTCCTTATTCCTAAATGACCTCGAAGAATATTTAGATCAAAAAGGCAACTCTGGAATCAAGATGCAAGATAATGAGAACGATCTTGTCACCTGGCTAAAAATAATAGTTTTACTTTATGCAGATGACACAGTTCTTGTCTCTGATAATGCTGATGACCTACAAAAATGCCTCAATGACTTTAATGATTATTGCAAAACCTGGAACTTGgttgtaaataaagataaaactaaGATTATTGTCTTTGGTGCCAGAAATAATGCTAACTTCTCATTCAAAATTGATAATTCTACACTAGAAGTAGTTGATTCTTATAAATATTTAGGG GTGCGAAGTAATGCGCTAGTGTCACTGGTGACGGGGCGCGGACCCGGTGGCGGGCTGGGAATGCGGCATGACATGGAAATCTATGTGACCATGGATACTCATGTCGTGCTGG GGTTCCCTGTCGTGTCTGAATATTACCagttgttgagaatatgtgacatagagatgtacactacTTCTTGA